The genomic segment TTTATGAGGCAGACCTAGGAGCTTCTCTAGCAAGTGATTTGGCTGAAAAGGTCAGGCTTGCCTTGAAGAAGCAGCCGGATTTATCGGCGGAACAGATATTGGATTTGATCCGGTCCGATCTATCGGATGAGCTGAAATCTTCCCAGAGCGAACTTCGCTTTGCAGCTCCCGGAACAGGTCCTACTGTCATTGCGATTGTCGGGGTAAATGGTAATGGAAAAACGACCAGCATAGCTAAAATTGCAAAGAAGCTTAAAGACGAGGGTAAATCTGTCCTTATTGCAGCAGGCGATACCTTCAGAGCTGCTGCTATCGACCAATTAGAAATATGGGCCCAAAGATTGGATGTCCCCCTTGTAAAAGGACAGCCTAATAGTGACCCGGCTGCAGTAGTTTTTGATGCTTTAACAGCAGCTAAATCTAGGGAAATTGATATTGTTCTCATTGATACAGCCGGCAGATTACAGACCAAGATCCCCCTAATGCAGGAATTAGAAAAACTGCGCCGGATCTGTAAAAAAGTTTGTCCCGATGCTCCGCATGAAACTCTATTAGTTATTGATGCTAACCAAGGGCAGAATGGAGTAGACCAAGCGTTATCATTTCATAAATTCATCCCTCTGACCGGTTTGATTGTCACCAAGCTAGATGGTAAAGCGAAGGGGGGGATCGTCATTCAAATTCAACGGACGTTAGGTATTCCCGTGAAATTTATCGGAGTGGGCGAGAGTGCTGAAGATCTACAGCCTTTTAATGCTGAGGCATATTGTCAGGCGATGCTGCAGTAGGTAATTCCTTCACGGCAAATCTTGCCGTTTTCACGTTTTTTGCATCCCTTTTGTCCATTCTCCTAGGGCAATATTGGCATGCCGTTTGCAACTATAAGGATGGGTTGAATAATAGAAAGCTTTAAGGTGAAGCTTTCAAAGACCCATTTTAGGAGGTTGCCATGTCTTGGATTACACGCATAGGATTAATATTTATATTGGCAATTGTTCCCATGGTAGGTTCTTTGAATGCTGCCCAAATCCAAAATACGGCTAATTCTTCTGCTAAAACAGGTGAAGACGTCGCTTGGTGGAGATATTGGGGCGGCCCCCGCCACGGTGGGTACTATTATCATGGACCATATTACCACTACCGTCATTACTATTACTGGTAAGAAGGTAGTCCTGCGCGAGAATGCCGGAAGGCAGCAATTAAATGTTATCTAGGAGGTCATTATGAAGCTCGGAAACATTAACAAGCTGTTAGTTGGACTATTAGCGTTAGGCTTATTCTGGATAGCTGAGCCAATGAAGGCTAGTGTTTCCTCTTCTACCGGGGATAAAGAGTTAGTAGCTGATGGATGGAGAGGCGGCCACAGAAGCTACAGGTCTTGGAACAATAACTATAACGGCGGTGGCTTTTATTATAGACCATATTATTACAATAGTGGTTACTATAATAATTACTATACTCCATATAATAGTTATTATTCTCCATACTATTATAACTCGTATCCCTACGGTGGATCAGGAGGCTTATACTTCGGAATTGGTTTATAGTAAGTAAGGACGGCTCTCCCTTTTAAATGTCCACAAAGTTGTGGTTTCGTCCCTAAGAGGGTGGTAAATCCACCGATTTCAGTTCATTTGAACTAAGGACGAAGGGGAGAGCCGCCCCTTTTTTTTGAAAATTATCTGTGGGTTTTATCCCCCAATGTCAATACCAAATACCCCTAAATTAATCATGATTTGGATTGCAACTTCGAATGCAACAAATGCACCCAGTAAAATCAATATCATTTTACCACCGGGCAATTGGTTCTGTTCATTGAGCTGCATATGATACCTTCCTCTCCAAACCATTATTACAGGTAGAAGCCCGAGTAATAATGAACAACCGTATCCCCCGGCTAAATCCAACGCTTCCAGGAACAGATTGGATTTCCAAAGAGAGATTAGGAAAGGCGGAAGGAAGACGAGCAAGCTGAGAATCCATTTGCCAGAACCTGATTTTTTTATTTTAAGACCGTCTGAAAGGAAATCAACAAGTCCTAATGTCACTCCAAAAAATGAAGTCAATAAAGCGATAAAGGCAAATAAACCACTGACTAGGATAAGCCAAGGATTTTGAATGAAATACTTTAAAGGTTGGACAGCGTTTTCGCCTTCATTTAAGGCATTCAAAAGTCCTTCATTTCCGAATGTGGGTACTATACCCAAAATGACGGTCTGCCAGATGATGTAGGTGACTAAAGGAATAAAGCTACCGATAATAATGGCTAAACGTATACGTCTTACGTCGTAATTCAGGTAATTTACTAATGTAGGCACTGTTCCTTGGTATGCGAATGCTGTAAATGAAACCGGGAGTGATAGGAGGGAAAGATTCCAATCTCTACGTACAAGGTGTTCAAAATTGATGTGGGGAATTCCCATGAAAATTATGCTGAAAAAAAGCGTGATCATTATCCCGACGAGGACTCCATTAACGGCGCTAACTAAACGGGTACCCATGATGACCAGGGTTCCAAAAATCCCAATAAATAGAGCAGTACCGATATAAGCATGTCCTTGTATGCCTAAAATTTCTCTAATATAATCCCCGCAGCCTACGATATAAGCCAATGATAAGCAGTAGAAAAGAAAAATGTATAATAGCCATGCAAAGGCCTTTCCCCATTTTCCGAGGGTCGATTCTGCCATAGAAACAATATTAGCATCCCTATGCAGCCATAGAGAGACTTCGAGAAATAGCAAACCTGTAGCAGTCATAAATAGCCAGCAGAGGGTATAGATGACAAGGGAAGGCAAAAAGCCCCCTAAACAGGTTAATACGGGCAGGGCCAGCATACCGCCACCGATGGTGGTACCGGCGATAAGCAAAGTCCCACCTAAAAGGGATCCATGTTTTTCCATAAAATTCTTATAAGATATTGGGTTTGGGCGGCTTAGACTTGAAGCAAGCATTAGACTTCTTTCGAAAATCCATTTGATTGTTAAAATTGCCATTTTTAGCATCTTTATCGGCAAATTTTTCGACCATATGATTACATATTCTCTTAAAATTTGACGAAAAATCTGCTCAAAAATCGTCAATTTTCTCAATCAAAGCGAGTTTCGAAAGAAGTCTATTGGATAACCGGCTAATGTATTTGCCACGCATCCACTGCTTTTGCTTTATGTTCATTTCCGCAACAAAAAGATTTTGCAGAAATTAGTATTCTAATTCAATAACTATTCTGATCAATACGGACTTTGCCATTGAAAATCCAATAGATCATAAAAGTATAAGAAAGAACGAGTGGAATACCTATAAAGGCAATGATTAAGAGGATCTTCAGGGTTAAATCAGAGGACGCGGCGTTATAAATAGTAAGGCTGTACTCAGGATTATTGATTGCCCGCACCATTTGTGGGAAAGATCCGATGCCATAAAGAATCATTAGAAAAATGATATTCGCGCAGGAAGAGGCAAAAGCCCGATGGTCCCGGTTCTTATGGATTTCCCTGGGGATGTTAGCAATAGCTAGCATGTTTAATACCCCAATAATGAAAAAGAAGGGGCGCTCACGGAAAGCTTCTACCATATGTGGCTGGTAGATAAGGGTTGCCATAGTACAGGTGGCGTATAATATGATGTAGTTGATGATCAGTGGATTAATCCATGACCGGATTTTATCGTGCAGTTCGCCTTCTGTCTTCATCAACACATAGATCGCCCCATGCATTGCAACTAAGGAAACTGTTAGAAAGCTGACCAATATTGCATAAGGGTTAAGCAAGGAGAGAAAATCGCCTATGAACTCTTTTTCGTCATTCAGAGGAATGCCGCGGACGAGGTTGCCTAGAACAATACCAAGCCCAAAGGTAATGATAAAGCTTGCAACGGAAAAAAGAACGTCCCAGGTCCATCTCCACCAAGCTTGGGGTTGTTTGCTGCGAAATTCAATCGCTACAGCCCTGAATATTATCCCTGTCAGCAATATCATGACGGGAATATAAAAAGCAGAACAGAGAGTTGCGTAAGCATCCGGAAAACCGGCAAAAAGCGCACCGCCGGCTGTGACAAGCCAAACTTCGTTTCCATCCCATACAGGTCCTATGGAGTTCAACATGATCCGGCGTTCATCATCCTTTTTAGAAAAAAGATGGACAATTCCTACGCCTAAGTCAAAGCCGTCCAGTATTGCGTAGCCTGTGATAAGGATAACAAAAATTATAAACCAAATTAGGTTAAGGCTGGGCAGGTTTTCCATGAGCGTCCTTTGAGGGTGTCTTGAAGGGTGTGGAAAGTTGGTGGTAAAGATTGGCGGTATCGAAGTTTTCCGGTCCGTGCTGGATCTTTTCATTCAGAAGATAGATAAAGAGGATGAACAAAAAGGTGTAGACAACTCCGAATAGAATGATGGATCCTAAAACGTGTTCTGCTGCAACAGCTTTAGAAAGACCCTCAGAGATGCGAAGATGTCCATAGACAAGCCAAGGGTAGCGGCCCGTCTCTGCGCAGAACCATCCCATTTGGTTGCCTATCTGAGGGAAAAGGACGGAGAAGGCAAGTAAACGCAAAAGCCACGGTGTTGTGGTTAACTTTCCACGCCACCAATAGACAATACTTAAAAGGCAGCATAGGAACATAGCCCCCCACATAGCTAACATGAGGTGGTAGCTATAGAAGGTGAAGTACACATTGGGCCAATCTTTTTTCGGAAATTCATTTAGACCTTTGATCTCTGCGTCGGGGTTATCAAAAGCTAAGTAGCTCAATAATTTGGGAATGGCGATCTGATAGTCGACCCGTTCTTCGGCTGTGTTTGGAATACCGAATAATGAAAGGGGGGCTCCTTTTTCAGTGTGGTATATTCCTTCTAGAGCTGCGAGTTTTGCCGGTTGATTGACTGCAACGCCTTTAGCTGAACTATGTCCGCTGACAGTTTGCAATAGGACTGCAACTGTGGCTAATCCCAAGCCCACTTTCATGGATATTTTGGCAAAATCAATGAATTTCCTTTTCAAGAGATAGTAGGCGCTGACGCTTATGACAAGAAAAGCCCCGGCCAGCCATGCTCCGATAACAGTATGGGCTAATCTGTCCATAGAGGAGGGGTTGAATACCATCGCCCAGAAATCTGTTATCTCAGCCCTAGCTGTCATTCCTTCTCCCACAATATGATAACCGGCGGGAGTTTGCATCCAGGAGTTTGCCACGACGATCCAGATAGCACTGAAATGAGCTCCTAAACATACCATCAGGGTAGAAAAGAAATGCAGTTTAGGGCTTATCCTGTTCCAGCCAAAAAGAAGCAGTGCGAGGAAGCCGGATTCAAGAAAAAAGGCAAAAACCCCTTCAGCAGCGAGGGCACTGCCGAAGACGTCGCCGACATAACGCGAGTAGGTAGCCCAATTAGTGCCGAATTCGAATTCCATCACGATACCGGTGGCGACGCCGATAGCGAATGTCAAGGCAAAGATTTTAGTCCAAAACTGTGCCGCTGATTTATAGAGAGGGTTTCCTGTTTTTATGTAGGCCCCTTCGATAAACACCATCACTAGTCCCAATCCAATACTCAAGGGAGGGTATATGTAATGAAACATGATAGTTAGAGCAAACTGAATTCGGGCTAAGATCTCTACGTCCATAATATTTTTTTCCAAATGATATAGCACCAGGCTAAGCAATCTTTTGATAAAGAACAAATAATTTTACAAAAAATAATTATGAGGTTGCTACATCACAAGTGCAGAAATACTCTCCAAAATATAAAGTCCACGTGTTATCATCTTCCCAAAATATGAGTGGAATTATGCATACAAAGCTTATGGGTATTTTGAACGCCACTCCTGATTCAAGTTTAGACAAGGGAAAGCATTTCAGTTTTGAAAAGGCGATACAACGCGCTCATGAAATCTATCAGCAAGGTGCAGACATTATTGATATAGGCGGAGAATCCACCCGCCCCGGCGCAGCACCTGTTAGCCTAGAAGAAGAAATTCAACGTGTCATACCTCTAATCAAGGAGGTGCGACAGTCCATTCCTCTTCCA from the Parachlamydiales bacterium genome contains:
- the ftsY gene encoding signal recognition particle-docking protein FtsY; translated protein: MIFNALKAGYARVASAFSRTGSLLGSTILSLFKGKVDEDTIDKLEQIFYEADLGASLASDLAEKVRLALKKQPDLSAEQILDLIRSDLSDELKSSQSELRFAAPGTGPTVIAIVGVNGNGKTTSIAKIAKKLKDEGKSVLIAAGDTFRAAAIDQLEIWAQRLDVPLVKGQPNSDPAAVVFDALTAAKSREIDIVLIDTAGRLQTKIPLMQELEKLRRICKKVCPDAPHETLLVIDANQGQNGVDQALSFHKFIPLTGLIVTKLDGKAKGGIVIQIQRTLGIPVKFIGVGESAEDLQPFNAEAYCQAMLQ
- a CDS encoding aromatic amino acid transport family protein translates to MEKHGSLLGGTLLIAGTTIGGGMLALPVLTCLGGFLPSLVIYTLCWLFMTATGLLFLEVSLWLHRDANIVSMAESTLGKWGKAFAWLLYIFLFYCLSLAYIVGCGDYIREILGIQGHAYIGTALFIGIFGTLVIMGTRLVSAVNGVLVGIMITLFFSIIFMGIPHINFEHLVRRDWNLSLLSLPVSFTAFAYQGTVPTLVNYLNYDVRRIRLAIIIGSFIPLVTYIIWQTVILGIVPTFGNEGLLNALNEGENAVQPLKYFIQNPWLILVSGLFAFIALLTSFFGVTLGLVDFLSDGLKIKKSGSGKWILSLLVFLPPFLISLWKSNLFLEALDLAGGYGCSLLLGLLPVIMVWRGRYHMQLNEQNQLPGGKMILILLGAFVAFEVAIQIMINLGVFGIDIGG
- the cydB gene encoding cytochrome d ubiquinol oxidase subunit II — protein: MENLPSLNLIWFIIFVILITGYAILDGFDLGVGIVHLFSKKDDERRIMLNSIGPVWDGNEVWLVTAGGALFAGFPDAYATLCSAFYIPVMILLTGIIFRAVAIEFRSKQPQAWWRWTWDVLFSVASFIITFGLGIVLGNLVRGIPLNDEKEFIGDFLSLLNPYAILVSFLTVSLVAMHGAIYVLMKTEGELHDKIRSWINPLIINYIILYATCTMATLIYQPHMVEAFRERPFFFIIGVLNMLAIANIPREIHKNRDHRAFASSCANIIFLMILYGIGSFPQMVRAINNPEYSLTIYNAASSDLTLKILLIIAFIGIPLVLSYTFMIYWIFNGKVRIDQNSY
- a CDS encoding cytochrome ubiquinol oxidase subunit I translates to MDVEILARIQFALTIMFHYIYPPLSIGLGLVMVFIEGAYIKTGNPLYKSAAQFWTKIFALTFAIGVATGIVMEFEFGTNWATYSRYVGDVFGSALAAEGVFAFFLESGFLALLLFGWNRISPKLHFFSTLMVCLGAHFSAIWIVVANSWMQTPAGYHIVGEGMTARAEITDFWAMVFNPSSMDRLAHTVIGAWLAGAFLVISVSAYYLLKRKFIDFAKISMKVGLGLATVAVLLQTVSGHSSAKGVAVNQPAKLAALEGIYHTEKGAPLSLFGIPNTAEERVDYQIAIPKLLSYLAFDNPDAEIKGLNEFPKKDWPNVYFTFYSYHLMLAMWGAMFLCCLLSIVYWWRGKLTTTPWLLRLLAFSVLFPQIGNQMGWFCAETGRYPWLVYGHLRISEGLSKAVAAEHVLGSIILFGVVYTFLFILFIYLLNEKIQHGPENFDTANLYHQLSTPFKTPSKDAHGKPAQP